The Pseudomonas kermanshahensis genome includes a window with the following:
- a CDS encoding FAD-dependent oxidoreductase — protein MRPFWLQQALDSAQEAACPPLQGDSRCDVCIVGGGYTGLWTALMLKEAVPALDVVLIEADICGAGASGRNGGCALSWSAKYFTLERLFGAAEAVRLVHESERSIGAIGAFCAVNGIDCDYRLDGTLYTATNSAQVGATDAVIAALEQQGVNSFQRLPLDQVQRLAGSARHLEGWFSPAAATVQPGQLVRGLRRVALQRGVRIHEGTAMTGLAHGAPVQVRTAHGTVHADRVVLGLNAWMARAFPQFERSVAIVSSDMIITEPCPELLREIGLDSGVSVLDSRIFVHYYHNTSDGRLMLGKGGNTFAYGGRMLPVFDQPSPYRPLLRESLGEFFPALADVPLAASWNGPSDRSVTGLPFFGRLDGQGNVFYGFGYSGSGVGPCHMGGQILSSLALGLDNPWTRSPLVQGPLGLFPPEPIRYLGSLMVRNAIRRKERAEDRGLRPRHLDVRLARFAAAAGKADKA, from the coding sequence ATGAGACCCTTCTGGCTGCAACAGGCCCTGGATTCGGCGCAGGAAGCGGCGTGCCCGCCGCTGCAAGGCGACAGCCGTTGCGATGTGTGCATTGTCGGCGGCGGCTACACCGGCCTGTGGACTGCGTTGATGCTCAAGGAGGCGGTGCCGGCGCTGGATGTCGTGCTGATCGAGGCCGACATCTGCGGCGCTGGCGCCAGTGGTCGCAATGGCGGTTGTGCGCTGTCGTGGTCGGCCAAGTACTTCACCCTCGAGCGCCTGTTTGGGGCGGCCGAAGCGGTGCGCCTGGTACACGAGTCGGAACGCAGCATCGGTGCCATCGGCGCGTTTTGCGCGGTCAATGGCATCGACTGTGACTACCGCCTGGACGGCACGCTGTACACCGCCACCAACTCGGCCCAGGTCGGTGCCACCGATGCGGTGATCGCCGCGCTGGAGCAGCAGGGGGTGAATTCGTTCCAGCGGCTGCCGCTGGACCAGGTGCAACGCCTGGCGGGGTCGGCGCGACACCTGGAAGGCTGGTTCTCCCCGGCCGCCGCCACCGTGCAGCCCGGGCAGTTGGTGCGCGGCCTGCGGCGGGTGGCGTTGCAGCGTGGCGTGCGCATTCACGAAGGCACGGCCATGACGGGCCTGGCGCACGGTGCGCCGGTACAGGTGCGCACGGCCCACGGCACGGTGCACGCCGACCGTGTAGTGTTGGGCCTCAATGCCTGGATGGCGCGGGCGTTCCCCCAGTTCGAGCGCAGTGTAGCGATTGTGTCCAGCGACATGATTATCACCGAGCCGTGCCCGGAACTGTTGCGCGAAATCGGCCTGGACAGCGGCGTCAGCGTGCTCGATTCGCGCATTTTCGTGCATTACTACCACAACACCTCCGATGGCCGACTGATGCTCGGCAAGGGCGGCAATACCTTCGCCTATGGCGGGCGCATGCTGCCGGTATTCGACCAGCCCTCACCCTACCGGCCGCTGCTGCGTGAAAGCCTGGGCGAGTTTTTTCCGGCGTTGGCGGACGTGCCCTTGGCGGCCAGCTGGAACGGCCCGTCGGACCGCTCTGTCACGGGCTTGCCGTTCTTTGGCCGGTTAGACGGGCAGGGCAACGTGTTCTATGGCTTTGGCTATTCCGGCAGCGGCGTCGGGCCGTGCCACATGGGGGGGCAAATCCTGTCGTCGCTGGCGCTGGGGCTGGACAACCCCTGGACCCGCTCGCCATTGGTCCAGGGGCCGCTGGGGCTGTTTCCGCCAGAGCCGATTCGCTACCTGGGGTCGCTGATGGTGCGCAATGCCATTCGCCGCAAGGAGCGCGCCGAGGACCGCGGGCTGCGGCCACGGCACCTCGATGTACGCCTGGCACGTTTTGCGGCGGCGGCGGGGAAGGCCGACAAAGCATGA
- a CDS encoding WYL domain-containing protein → MPSHPTRHTIARQWQLLKLLPGRHPGMSSTQLQAALAKVGHTTSKRTVERDLVELSALFPLHCNSKGMPYGWYWQPGLSLDEAQQLQPDALAPVRPIGLRAWVDDALALRLEQQPLSTDMQLAPQQGGGASLAATVDDSRALMGWLLSQAGSIRVLAPASLRAALLEQQRQSLALHEECS, encoded by the coding sequence TTGCCCAGCCACCCTACCCGCCACACCATCGCCCGCCAATGGCAGCTGCTCAAGCTGCTGCCGGGGCGCCACCCAGGCATGAGTTCTACGCAGTTGCAGGCAGCGCTGGCGAAGGTGGGCCACACCACCAGCAAGCGCACCGTGGAGCGCGACCTGGTGGAACTGTCGGCGTTGTTTCCGCTGCACTGCAACAGTAAAGGCATGCCTTATGGCTGGTACTGGCAACCTGGGCTGAGCCTGGACGAGGCGCAGCAACTGCAACCGGATGCCCTCGCACCGGTTCGCCCGATCGGGCTACGCGCCTGGGTCGACGACGCGCTCGCGCTGCGCCTTGAACAGCAGCCATTGTCCACAGACATGCAGCTGGCACCTCAGCAAGGCGGCGGCGCCTCGCTGGCCGCTACCGTCGACGACAGCCGTGCACTGATGGGCTGGTTACTGTCCCAGGCAGGGTCGATTCGTGTCCTAGCTCCCGCATCACTGCGCGCCGCCCTGCTGGAGCAGCAGCGCCAGAGCTTGGCGCTGCACGAAGAATGCAGCTAA
- a CDS encoding DUF2784 domain-containing protein — MLFRFAADALVLLHLAFILWVLFGGLMVLKWRPALLVHLPALAWGLAVEGLHLECPLTDWENRMRFAAGDAGYHGGFVEHYIWPLIYPAGLTPQIQWLLGAIVLLANLAIYGYVLGRRRRPTA; from the coding sequence ATGCTCTTTCGATTTGCCGCCGACGCGCTGGTGCTGTTGCACCTGGCCTTCATCTTGTGGGTGCTGTTCGGTGGGCTGATGGTACTCAAGTGGCGCCCCGCCCTGCTCGTCCACCTGCCCGCCCTGGCCTGGGGCTTGGCGGTAGAAGGGTTGCACCTGGAATGCCCGCTGACCGACTGGGAAAACCGCATGCGCTTCGCCGCTGGCGACGCGGGCTACCACGGCGGTTTCGTCGAACATTACATCTGGCCGCTGATCTATCCGGCCGGGCTGACGCCGCAGATCCAATGGCTGCTGGGCGCCATCGTCCTACTGGCCAACCTGGCCATCTACGGCTACGTGCTCGGGCGCCGGCGCCGCCCTACCGCGTAG
- a CDS encoding MFS transporter codes for MNHSLATFKRWRMQVFAITWLAYAAFYFTRKAFSVAKLGIAEDPSFMLDKAAMANLDAIYLAAYAVGQFTWGMLADRFGPRVVVLGGLLISAAAAVVMGSYATFPIFATCMLIQGLAQSTGWAGLCKNIGSFFPAAQRGRVLGLWSSCYAFGGLVASPFAGWWAYTLVGTWHAAFFSSAVVVALVAVLFFFLQRNKPEDVGLPAVEPEPQSMAPGANLCSVWAPLREILRNRTVLTLGLAYFLLKPARYAILLWGPVIVFEQMPSVGKVGAAIIPTAFELAGLLGPIMIGLASDKLFGARRMPACVISLVLLTVTLAAFMAAMHTGSVMLVVGLLFVMGLTLYGPDSMISGAAAIDFGTAKAGATAAGFVNGCGSVGAVLGGLLPGYFDGVTVFIVFAGCALFSALVLLPHWNSRPATAVQRNDVAPNTSMAIKPLRT; via the coding sequence ATGAACCATTCCCTAGCCACGTTCAAACGCTGGCGTATGCAGGTTTTCGCAATCACCTGGCTGGCCTACGCCGCCTTCTACTTCACCCGCAAGGCGTTCTCGGTCGCCAAGCTGGGCATCGCCGAAGACCCAAGCTTCATGCTCGACAAGGCGGCCATGGCCAACCTTGACGCGATCTACCTGGCCGCCTATGCCGTGGGCCAGTTCACCTGGGGCATGCTTGCCGACCGCTTCGGCCCACGTGTGGTGGTGCTTGGCGGCTTGCTGATCTCGGCTGCGGCGGCGGTGGTGATGGGTAGCTACGCCACCTTCCCGATCTTCGCCACCTGCATGTTGATCCAAGGCCTGGCGCAGTCCACCGGCTGGGCCGGTTTGTGCAAGAACATCGGCAGCTTCTTCCCTGCCGCGCAGCGCGGGCGGGTACTGGGGTTGTGGAGCTCGTGCTATGCCTTTGGCGGCCTGGTGGCCTCGCCGTTTGCCGGCTGGTGGGCTTACACCCTGGTCGGCACCTGGCACGCCGCGTTTTTCTCCAGTGCCGTGGTGGTCGCCCTGGTGGCTGTGCTGTTTTTCTTCCTGCAGCGCAACAAGCCAGAAGACGTCGGCTTGCCTGCCGTAGAGCCCGAGCCACAGAGCATGGCACCGGGCGCGAACCTGTGCAGCGTCTGGGCGCCGTTGCGCGAGATCCTGCGTAACCGCACGGTGTTGACCCTGGGCCTGGCCTACTTCCTGCTCAAACCGGCGCGCTACGCCATTCTGCTGTGGGGGCCAGTGATCGTCTTCGAGCAAATGCCGTCGGTGGGCAAGGTCGGCGCGGCGATCATCCCCACGGCCTTCGAACTGGCTGGGCTGCTGGGGCCGATCATGATTGGCCTGGCCTCCGACAAACTGTTCGGCGCACGGCGCATGCCGGCGTGCGTGATCAGCTTGGTGCTGTTGACGGTGACGCTAGCCGCGTTCATGGCGGCCATGCACACCGGCAGCGTGATGCTGGTGGTGGGCCTGCTGTTCGTCATGGGCCTGACCTTGTATGGCCCTGACTCGATGATCAGCGGCGCTGCGGCCATCGACTTCGGCACCGCCAAGGCAGGTGCCACCGCAGCAGGCTTCGTCAACGGCTGCGGCTCGGTGGGCGCCGTGCTTGGCGGGCTGCTGCCGGGTTATTTCGACGGCGTCACGGTGTTCATCGTGTTCGCCGGTTGCGCACTGTTCTCGGCGCTGGTGCTGCTGCCGCACTGGAACAGCCGCCCGGCCACCGCGGTGCAGCGCAACGACGTGGCACCAAACACCAGCATGGCAATCAAGCCACTGCGTACCTAA
- a CDS encoding PLP-dependent aminotransferase family protein, translating into MFELHPDAPTPLVNQIIDGLRELIDNQTLKPGAKVPSIRAFAATYSVSTFTVVEAYDRLVAQGLLVSRGNAGFFINRAAGELLDKHNVEADTSRPTFNSEWYLQQIFEIRQLPFKPGCGWLPNDWMYEEGLRRGLRQVAGSPLELSGYGDPMGLAELRTLTAQNLQQELSIVANPAQLMLTHGASQALDLAARTLVRPGDVVLVDDPGYPNLMSILRTQGATLVGVPRTPAGYDLNQLEQLLAHHRPTAFFTQPHLHSPTCSRTPLPQLHRLLQLASQHGFRLVENNLYADMVAEPQPCLASLDHLQQVVYVGSYSKSISPNVRVGYMMANPELMQKLVHLKMRSGLTTSQVMERVVYAAIIDGRWRKHLKRLRQRLAEAHQEVGRHLHRLGFELFTESDEGMYIWTRHPAIPDSAELLDDALEKGIMLGPGQLFMVDAKPTGWMRFNVAFSTDPAMWELLEKVLVKHVRRGGV; encoded by the coding sequence ATGTTCGAATTACACCCAGACGCCCCCACTCCGTTGGTCAACCAGATCATCGACGGCTTGCGCGAGCTGATCGACAACCAGACGCTCAAGCCTGGGGCCAAGGTCCCGTCTATCCGCGCCTTTGCCGCGACCTACTCGGTGAGTACCTTCACCGTGGTCGAGGCCTACGACCGCCTGGTCGCCCAGGGCCTGCTGGTCAGCCGCGGCAATGCCGGGTTTTTCATCAACCGCGCGGCCGGCGAGTTGCTGGACAAACACAATGTCGAGGCCGACACCAGTCGACCAACGTTCAACTCCGAGTGGTACCTGCAGCAGATCTTCGAGATCCGCCAGCTGCCCTTCAAGCCCGGCTGCGGCTGGCTGCCCAATGACTGGATGTACGAGGAAGGCCTGCGCCGCGGCCTGCGCCAGGTCGCTGGCAGCCCGCTGGAGCTGTCCGGCTACGGCGACCCCATGGGCCTGGCCGAACTGCGCACGCTGACCGCACAAAACCTGCAGCAGGAGCTGTCGATCGTCGCCAACCCGGCGCAGCTGATGCTCACCCATGGCGCCAGCCAGGCCCTGGACCTGGCCGCGCGCACCCTGGTGCGCCCAGGTGACGTGGTGCTGGTCGACGACCCCGGCTACCCCAACCTGATGAGCATCCTGCGCACCCAGGGCGCGACGTTGGTCGGCGTACCCCGCACCCCTGCCGGTTACGACCTGAACCAGCTGGAGCAGTTGCTGGCGCATCACCGCCCGACCGCGTTCTTCACCCAGCCGCACCTGCACAGCCCGACCTGCTCGCGCACCCCGCTGCCGCAGTTGCATCGGCTGTTGCAACTGGCCAGCCAGCATGGCTTCCGCCTGGTCGAGAACAACCTGTACGCCGACATGGTCGCCGAACCGCAACCGTGCCTGGCCAGCCTCGACCACCTGCAGCAGGTGGTGTACGTCGGCAGCTATTCGAAGAGCATCTCGCCCAACGTACGGGTTGGCTACATGATGGCCAACCCGGAGCTGATGCAGAAACTGGTGCACCTGAAAATGCGCTCAGGCCTCACCACCTCGCAGGTGATGGAACGCGTGGTGTATGCCGCGATCATCGACGGCCGCTGGCGCAAGCATCTCAAGCGCCTGCGCCAGCGCCTGGCCGAGGCGCACCAGGAAGTGGGCCGGCACCTGCACCGGCTGGGCTTCGAGTTGTTCACCGAATCGGATGAAGGCATGTACATCTGGACCCGCCACCCCGCCATCCCCGACAGCGCGGAGCTGCTGGATGATGCGCTGGAGAAAGGCATCATGCTTGGGCCGGGGCAGCTGTTCATGGTCGATGCCAAGCCGACCGGGTGGATGCGCTTCAATGTGGCGTTCAGTACGGACCCGGCGATGTGGGAGTTGTTGGAGAAGGTGCTGGTGAAGCATGTGCGGCGGGGCGGGGTGTAG
- a CDS encoding LysR substrate-binding domain-containing protein: MSVSHAQLKAFHAVAVHGSFTRAAQKLFLTQPAVSDQVRKLEERFGVLLFHRNKRSVQLTDLGERLLGISQRLFACEAEAHELLQDSRALHTGSLVLAVDAPVHVLPQIARFCQRYPGIQVKIETGNTDESLARLFSYQADLALLGRDVDDERLHCLPLRRDPMVAFVSHHHPWASRGSISLADLDDTPLVLREPGSVTRQTLEEEMQRAGLRIRPAIQVEGREAAREAVVVGIGVGVVSAAEFGADARVCALPIVDCQRHLTETLVCLSEQRTRRVVATFLQMVEEGL; the protein is encoded by the coding sequence ATGTCGGTGTCCCACGCTCAACTCAAGGCCTTTCACGCGGTGGCGGTGCACGGCAGCTTCACCCGTGCCGCGCAAAAACTGTTTCTGACCCAGCCGGCTGTCTCCGACCAGGTGCGCAAGTTGGAAGAGCGCTTTGGCGTGCTGCTGTTCCACCGCAACAAGCGTTCGGTGCAACTGACTGACCTGGGCGAGCGCCTGCTGGGCATCAGCCAACGCCTGTTCGCCTGCGAAGCCGAAGCCCACGAGTTGCTGCAGGACTCACGCGCCCTGCACACCGGCAGCCTGGTGTTGGCGGTGGACGCGCCGGTGCACGTGCTGCCGCAGATTGCGCGGTTCTGCCAGCGTTACCCGGGCATCCAGGTGAAGATCGAAACCGGCAACACCGATGAATCGTTGGCCCGGCTGTTCAGCTACCAGGCGGACCTGGCACTGCTGGGACGGGACGTCGACGATGAGCGCCTGCACTGCCTGCCGCTGCGCCGCGACCCAATGGTTGCCTTCGTCAGCCACCATCACCCTTGGGCCAGCCGGGGCTCGATCAGCCTGGCGGACCTGGATGACACCCCGCTGGTGCTGAGGGAGCCTGGGTCGGTGACGCGGCAGACGCTGGAAGAAGAAATGCAGCGCGCCGGGCTGCGGATTCGGCCGGCGATCCAGGTGGAAGGCCGGGAGGCGGCGCGCGAAGCGGTGGTGGTGGGGATTGGCGTGGGGGTTGTGTCGGCGGCGGAGTTTGGCGCGGATGCGCGGGTGTGTGCGTTGCCGATTGTCGACTGTCAGCGGCATTTGACCGAGACGCTGGTGTGCCTCAGCGAGCAACGTACGCGGCGGGTGGTGGCGACGTTCTTGCAAATGGTTGAGGAAGGGCTGTAA
- a CDS encoding REP-associated tyrosine transposase gives MEWAEAKLLRRGRFSEPGRLYLLTTVTHQRKPLFASLLAARLVIGQMRHSEREDACQSLAWVVMPDHLHWLIELHTNTLCSLMRQFKSRSGTALCKAGVSRGQVWQRGYHDRALRKDDDVRKIARYIVANPLRAGLVEHIGDYPHWDAVWLTADVTDPLNSL, from the coding sequence ATGGAGTGGGCCGAAGCAAAGCTACTACGGCGGGGACGGTTCTCGGAACCCGGCAGGCTATACCTGCTCACCACCGTCACTCACCAGCGCAAGCCGCTGTTTGCAAGCCTGCTTGCTGCGCGTTTGGTTATTGGGCAAATGCGCCATTCGGAACGAGAAGACGCCTGCCAGTCACTTGCCTGGGTGGTGATGCCTGATCACTTACATTGGCTGATAGAACTTCACACCAATACGCTGTGCAGCCTGATGCGGCAGTTCAAGTCGCGTTCTGGCACTGCATTGTGCAAAGCCGGGGTAAGTCGTGGCCAAGTCTGGCAACGTGGTTATCACGACCGTGCCTTACGCAAGGACGATGACGTGCGCAAGATAGCCAGATACATTGTTGCCAACCCATTGCGTGCGGGTTTGGTTGAACACATAGGTGACTATCCCCACTGGGACGCAGTGTGGCTCACTGCGGACGTGACCGACCCACTTAACTCACTGTAG
- a CDS encoding amino acid permease has protein sequence MDATSTTTTAKGGHESKLSASLKSRHLTMMSIAGVIGGALFVGSGSVIHSAGPAAVLAYLAGGILVVLIMRMLGEMATSSPDTGSFSTYADRAIGRWAGFTIGWLYWWYWVILMAWEAYVAGKILHGFFPDVSVNVFVLATTLLLITVNFFNVKHYGEFEFWFALIKVIAIVCFLVVCTAAVMNVWQFGEVRGISHLTAEGFMPNGITTVIGALLGVMFAFLGAEIVTIAASEAKDPAAQIVKATNSVVWRVCLFYVGSIFLIVCLVPWNDPHLGVSGYGAYRRTLELLGVPYAELLMNFVVLTSVSSCLISGHYTASRMLFSLSQRGDAPSFFKITRAGTGVPVYAIMGSCAVAVVCALINFSETLRPKDVLDTLMNTTGMIALLVYLVIAFSQLRMRRKLIAEGKEVRLKMWLFPWLTYLVIAFIVAALVTMAFMPDYQILVISTGIAAAVVVAMGVVHQVRSAKRH, from the coding sequence ATGGACGCAACATCCACAACCACCACCGCGAAAGGCGGGCACGAGAGCAAGCTCAGTGCCTCCCTCAAGTCGCGCCACCTGACGATGATGTCGATCGCCGGGGTTATCGGCGGCGCCTTGTTCGTCGGTTCCGGCAGCGTGATTCACAGCGCCGGCCCGGCCGCTGTCCTGGCCTACTTGGCAGGGGGCATCCTGGTGGTGCTGATCATGCGCATGCTCGGCGAAATGGCGACGTCCTCGCCTGACACCGGCTCGTTCTCCACCTACGCCGACCGTGCCATTGGCCGTTGGGCAGGTTTCACCATCGGCTGGCTGTACTGGTGGTACTGGGTCATCCTCATGGCGTGGGAAGCCTATGTGGCGGGCAAGATCCTGCATGGCTTCTTCCCTGACGTCAGTGTCAACGTGTTCGTGCTGGCCACGACCCTGCTGCTGATCACCGTCAACTTCTTCAACGTCAAGCATTACGGCGAGTTCGAGTTCTGGTTTGCCTTGATCAAGGTGATCGCCATCGTCTGCTTCCTGGTGGTGTGCACCGCAGCGGTGATGAACGTCTGGCAGTTCGGTGAAGTGCGTGGCATCAGCCACCTGACCGCAGAAGGCTTCATGCCCAACGGCATCACCACGGTGATTGGTGCGTTGCTCGGGGTGATGTTCGCCTTCCTCGGCGCAGAGATCGTCACCATCGCCGCGTCCGAAGCCAAAGACCCGGCCGCGCAGATCGTCAAGGCCACCAACTCGGTGGTGTGGCGTGTGTGCTTGTTCTACGTTGGCTCGATCTTCCTGATCGTCTGCCTGGTACCGTGGAACGACCCGCACCTGGGCGTCTCGGGCTATGGCGCCTACCGCCGTACCCTGGAGCTGCTGGGCGTGCCGTATGCCGAGTTGCTGATGAACTTCGTGGTCCTGACCTCGGTGAGCAGCTGCCTGATCTCCGGTCACTACACTGCTTCGCGCATGCTGTTCTCGCTGTCCCAGCGTGGCGACGCGCCGTCGTTCTTCAAGATCACCCGCGCCGGCACCGGCGTACCGGTGTACGCAATCATGGGCTCGTGCGCCGTGGCGGTGGTGTGTGCGCTGATCAACTTCAGCGAAACCCTGCGCCCGAAAGACGTGCTGGACACCCTGATGAACACCACCGGCATGATCGCGCTGCTGGTGTACCTGGTGATCGCCTTCTCGCAACTGCGCATGCGCCGCAAGCTGATTGCCGAAGGCAAGGAAGTGCGCCTGAAGATGTGGCTGTTCCCGTGGCTGACCTACCTGGTAATCGCGTTTATCGTGGCTGCCCTGGTGACCATGGCGTTCATGCCTGACTACCAGATCCTGGTGATCTCCACCGGTATTGCTGCCGCAGTCGTGGTAGCCATGGGTGTGGTGCATCAGGTCCGTAGCGCCAAACGCCACTAA
- the tam gene encoding trans-aconitate 2-methyltransferase, which translates to MAWSATQYSLFENERTRAVRDLLTAVPPRPVRHATDLGCGPGNSTEVLLQRYPDAQVTALDSDPDMVEKARERKRLCVPRVRCAIADIAQWAAPEPQDLILANASLQWVPDHASLYPHLLSQLSEGGSLAVQTPDNLDEPAHRQLREIASKGPWAAKFADFQLPPRHNAAFYYDLLSPRSARVDVWRTTYHHALEGGAEAVVEWFKGSALRPYLARLDEQEQAAFLQMYLQAMQHDYPPATDGKVLLPFPRLFVIATR; encoded by the coding sequence ATGGCCTGGTCCGCCACCCAGTATTCCCTGTTCGAAAACGAGCGCACCCGCGCCGTACGCGACCTGCTGACCGCCGTGCCACCGCGACCGGTCCGCCATGCCACCGACCTGGGCTGCGGCCCGGGCAACTCGACCGAGGTGCTGCTGCAGCGCTACCCCGATGCCCAGGTGACGGCGTTGGACAGCGACCCGGACATGGTCGAAAAGGCCCGGGAGCGCAAAAGACTGTGTGTACCACGCGTGCGCTGCGCCATTGCCGACATCGCCCAGTGGGCGGCGCCAGAGCCGCAAGACCTGATCCTAGCCAATGCCTCGCTGCAATGGGTGCCGGACCACGCTTCGCTGTATCCGCACCTGCTCAGCCAGCTGAGCGAGGGCGGCAGCCTGGCGGTGCAAACCCCTGACAACCTTGACGAGCCAGCGCACCGGCAACTGCGCGAAATCGCCAGCAAAGGCCCCTGGGCCGCTAAATTCGCCGATTTCCAGCTACCGCCCAGGCACAACGCCGCGTTCTATTACGACCTGCTCAGCCCGCGGAGTGCGCGGGTGGATGTATGGCGTACTACGTACCATCATGCGTTGGAGGGTGGCGCCGAAGCGGTGGTTGAGTGGTTCAAGGGCTCGGCTTTGCGGCCTTACCTGGCCAGGCTGGACGAACAAGAGCAAGCCGCCTTCCTGCAGATGTACCTGCAGGCGATGCAACACGACTACCCACCGGCCACCGATGGTAAGGTGCTGTTGCCGTTCCCGCGCTTGTTCGTGATCGCTACGCGGTAG
- a CDS encoding LysR family transcriptional regulator, which produces MSDRLLNDRLDWNLLRTFRVIGQELSISRAAARLHLTQPAVSQALKRLEDQLGRQLIARRGPRFVLTEMGEQLFVLAGEVYGQMSQIGGLLEQPADELVGKVRLLMISRIESEQFDDFLAHFHRQHPRVELEIEVMRSSDIVAALQEKTATAGLSLNRRPQPRLEQRLFLRQRYAFFCGKHHALFGQLEGDLQRENFVSFTSDQIGGMLSPLTIFRDQQGFSGRIVASSPSLEEVRRLVIAGFGIGCLPEHVVAADVVAGLLWKLPPQEGIADVDIHLLWNREQRLSRAEETFIQALQAMAP; this is translated from the coding sequence ATGTCCGACCGCCTGCTCAACGACCGCCTCGACTGGAACCTGCTGCGCACCTTCCGGGTCATCGGCCAGGAGCTGTCCATCAGCCGCGCGGCCGCACGCCTGCACCTCACCCAACCGGCGGTGAGCCAAGCGCTCAAACGCCTCGAAGATCAGCTCGGCCGGCAACTCATCGCCCGCCGTGGGCCACGCTTTGTGCTGACTGAAATGGGCGAGCAGCTGTTTGTGCTGGCCGGCGAGGTGTATGGGCAAATGTCGCAGATCGGCGGCCTGCTGGAGCAACCGGCGGACGAACTGGTGGGCAAGGTGCGCTTGCTGATGATCAGCCGCATCGAAAGCGAGCAGTTCGACGATTTTCTTGCCCATTTTCACCGCCAGCACCCACGGGTAGAGCTGGAAATCGAGGTGATGCGCAGCTCCGACATTGTCGCCGCCTTGCAGGAGAAGACTGCCACGGCGGGCTTGAGCCTCAATCGACGGCCGCAACCGCGTTTGGAGCAGCGGCTGTTCCTGCGCCAGCGCTATGCGTTTTTCTGCGGTAAGCACCATGCCTTGTTCGGCCAGCTGGAGGGCGACCTGCAGCGTGAGAACTTCGTCAGTTTCACCAGCGACCAGATCGGCGGGATGCTCTCGCCGCTGACCATCTTCCGGGACCAGCAAGGGTTCTCCGGGCGGATCGTGGCGTCCTCGCCCAGCCTTGAAGAGGTACGCCGGCTGGTGATCGCGGGCTTTGGCATCGGCTGCCTGCCGGAACACGTGGTGGCGGCGGATGTGGTGGCGGGGTTGTTATGGAAGCTGCCACCGCAGGAGGGGATTGCGGATGTGGATATTCACCTGCTGTGGAACAGGGAGCAACGGCTGAGCCGGGCGGAAGAGACGTTTATCCAGGCGCTGCAAGCTATGGCCCCGTAA